CCTTACCCACTCCAGAGACAACCTTCGGAGGTATCTGGGTTGGCGAATACAACCTATTTGTAGCAGGTTCATTTACATTAACGACGAAGGTCTTGGAATAATCTTGGTATCCTTCACTGACAACCCTGATGTTGAATGTGTACTCCTTCTGGAGAGGCGCGATGTAGAATTGAAGCTCACCATCATGGGCTATGTACTGCTGCCCATTAATGTAGACAGTAGCTTCTCCTTGCATAGGCTTCATTGTGGCTTTGTCCAGTACCTTGAGTGTCATCAATGAAGATTCTCCTAATACTGGCTGTCCAAAGAGAACTGTTTCCAACTCAGGAGTGCCAATCTCTGCAAATAATGGGACTACCGCTACTACACTACCATCAGCTCCAGTAGCATATAGTGCCCCAAAGTATGTGCCATTCTCACTTGCATTGACGCGTATGGGAACTGTGATCTCGGAATTACTGGGGAATTCTATTTCTCCAGATATCATAGGCTCAAAAATACGAACCTCTGAATTCTTGTAGACTACTAACAAGTAGACGTAGGCAGGTTCATCTGATCCAATGTAGAGATACGCTGGTAGACTATTGTTGACAAGAGGTATCTGTAGGGTTCCTCCGGAGGTCACAAGGATTGTCGGATAGTTGCTGTATAAATTGTACACTGCCTCCACGTACACGTCTTGGTCGGGGTACTCTGGAATCACGGAGACCTCAAGGTACACTGCATCTTCAAAGAACTCCGGATTATGCATACTATCGATATAGAACTCGTGGGGATAACCGTTTATATCCCCCCCAGTATCCCAGAGCATGCCACCGTAGAGTGTTACATTGTTCGTAGCGTGGAATGTGGCATTAAATGTCCCTAGAGTATTCTTCAGTGTTATATAACCCACTGCGGGACTCCCAACATTCCCATTTACATGGAGGACTCTAGGTTCGGAGGTAATCCCGTAGAAGTTCACTTTTATTGTGGAATGGAACTCCCATCCAGTATTGTACTCCCTAGCGTCCCAAATTACAAGTTCCCATGTACCATGGAGGGGATTTTGAAGCTCTATCACCCTATTTCTGAGTCCGAATGCACCGTAACCTAGGTAATTGAGTACATGAGTTCCTGTTGGGGGAACAAGTTGCATAAATAGGAAATTACCTGAATCTGTGGTGATATTAAGAACCATTCTCTGGGTGCCCTCTGGAACTTGGAATACATATCTGTGGACAGAATCACCGACATCCTGGAATGTGTCTGTTATCACTAGCTGGCCATTTACTGGCCGTTCTGGAACAAAGACAGTGATCGGGATGTAACCCTCGACAAGGTTTGTTGATGGATTATCAATGTAAATAAGCCCCGCGTAGATACCAGGTTTTTGGATCTTAGAGTAATCTATTGTCACGAAGAAAGTAACATTGTTGCCCTCAGAGACTGAAAGTTCAGTAACTGAAGGCTTTGCCCAAGACACTGTGCTTGTTATCTTCAAGTGACCCTCATAGTTTAGGGAGTACACAGAAACCGGAACAGTTGTGACCTGAGAGTTCCTTATGTAAATTCCACCGTAGAGGTAAGGAAGGCCATATTGGTAGTTTATGTACTCTGCTGGCTTATTCGGGAGCCAATTAGTCTCTATTGGAGTCTTAAAGTCACTATATGTAGTTCCAACGTAAAGTAAGGGCGTGTTTTCATGTGCTACTTTGGAGAACTTGTCAATAGCCTTGTCTGCCTGTACCAGACCAAATCCTTGGTCAACAAGCGTGTATCCAGGTATCGGGGTAGCAGAGAATTCGATGGATTCTTTTATCTTGAGTGGATCAAATTGCAACTCATTCTTTTTTGCATAGCCTACGATTAATGCAGCAACACCTGCCACATGTGGGGTGGCCATAGAAGTCCCCTGCCACCAATCAGAGGCCCAACTGTAGTACTCTCCCCAGCTGTATATCGGGAGCGTAGAGAACACAAACTGCCCGGGAGCTATTACATCGGGATCAAGGAGACCATCCATCCTCGGTCCTCTAGATGAGAAATCAGTGACCTGCGGAGGCACCTCTGGACTTCCTGGCATACTAAAGTACTTCCATGGCTCTGGGTCAACGTATGCACCGACAGTAATGGCGAATCTGGAATCTCCTGGACTTCCGACAGTGTTCATTGCGGGCCCCTCATTCCCAGCTGCTATAACAAAGGTAACCCCATAGCGGTCCGAGAGCATATCAACATAAAAGTTGTCTGGACTTTCTGTACCATCATTATAGTCAGCGTTTCCTCCAAGGCTCATACTGATGATATCTGCACCTTTTAGGGTGGCATCTATCATGCTTGCAATTATCCATGAAGCTTGTCCATATCCTATACTTGAAAGTGCCCTGTATTCCATTAACTGCGCTCCTGGAGCAACTCCAATCATTCCCGTCTCATTAAACGGCCATGGATATCCTGAATTAGGTTCGCCATAACCAGCTATAGTGCCACTTACATGGGTTCCATGCTGTCCCCCATCCCATCCAAACACTATAGAGGTTCCCTCAGAGTCAATCATTGAGAGCACTACGTCAGTATAAGCCAAAGCAACGGGCATAGTGGTTAGATATCCAACCATTAAGTTCACTACGTATTCAGGACCAATTCCTGGACCTAGCGGCGCATAGTCCCCTGCAATTTCGAAGGATTTAAGCTCAAAGGCACCAGAAAGATCAATAGTGTAGTTATAGGAAGCATTGGAAACCGGTACTGCGTTTAGGGCATTTTTGAACATGTTGACTGCAAGAGAATAATTGTTTATGTAGCCATTGTAGTCTCCAGCATTTAAAGCATTCTCAGAAGCGAGTAAATACTGCACAACCGGTTCCAAGCTTGCATCAGTTGTGTTCAACTGTAGCGGAATTGGGTACAGATAAACTGTATCATAACCGTTTCCAGTGCTATTAACTGCTAGGACAAAGTACACCTCGTCGATATTATTGTCAAAATTCAGATCAAAGTACCTTTCTGGAAGGAAACCAAACTTGTAAATCCCGTTCGAAGACACTACTTCACTCGGAACTTGTATAGTTAAGTTCAGAGTTGAGATTGTAGTGTACCTGTCAGGCCTCCCAAGGTAGTCTTCAGAGACTGGATCCATTACAAGGAATTTCCAGTACGCCCCCCAATCAATCTGCACGTCATGGAGTACCAAGTGGACGAGCCCTCCAGAAACGTCTGCTGAAGTAAAGTTATAGGAAAGTTTTACTTCACCTTCGCCAGTAGTATCAATCCAGGTTATTATTTTTCGTTTTCCCTCAGGGGTTATCTGGAGATACGGCTGACCAGGATCGGCTCCGGTATCAATAACTGCAACCTTTACACCACTTCCATCTACACCATAGCTGTTCCTAGCTTCGGGGGCATTAATGACTTCCATGTCCCAATCGTAAAGGGACAAGTATGGAGATGATCCAATATTATTAGGTTCAAGTTGAGGCGGTAGTTGATGGTAGTTTACTATGTACTCATAGAGTTTAACCCATGAAGGTTTAGGTATTCGGACCATTCTGTCCTTCCAAACATACTTGATGCCTGGGATATTGGCGATGTCCATAAGTTTGGAAATTGGAACACTAACAACAATAAACTGTAACTCAGGCTTACTGATGGGATCTATTGTCCCTATCTTTCTAAGCTCGTTTAGGACACTATCAGAACGTCCCTTTTCAGGAGCTATTATCAGTCGAACTGTAGTTTTGTCTTCCTTAACTGCGTCTTCCTTTATCCTCCGAAGTACAGTTGCTAACCCTTGAGAATCCTCAAGCTTGGGTAAAGGCTTGGTACTTACCAATGCCTCATGAACAGAGGCCTTATGGAGTACTGGCAAGCTAGCACTATTTGCACTTACCATAGCTTTCGGAAGTAATGCTGGAACTACCGCCAACAACATTACTACCACAATCAAAAGACTCAAGGCCTTCCGATTCATCCTGACACCTCCGGGTTGTAATGTTCACCTATACTGTGGATGGAGCACCGATATAAACGTTTCGCACCACAGGGATGTATAACCAACCTTAGCAGCCATATTACAACCTGGATGATTATTCTAGAACATTAGTGACCTTCCTTTATGTTACATCCGGCTCGGAGGCTAAGAATAGCAGAGTCCCCGCGATGAATAACATCACGAACGCATCCACACCGGGATCAAGGGAGTACAGCATCAACGACAACACGACCACAAAGCTTTCTTTGCTCCGCTCGCTGTTGTAGAGGAACGTCCCAAGCAGAAATGCCTCTAAAATCCCTAGGATGCCAAAATCGGCTATGGGCTGTCCGAAAAAGAAGTAGGTGTAGTTGGTGGACGCGCCGAACATAGAGGCTACAAGGTGACGGGGATTATCGCTGAAGAGCAGCGCACCGTGGAAGAAGCCCCAAGGGAGCGAAAGGCGGACTAGATTGTGGAAAACAAGGAAGGTGAACCCTATCCTGACAAGAACGGCGTTTAATCCGCCGCTCATTCCGAGTATCAGGAAGAGAGGAACCGTGCTGAGGGCAGCCAGCCATCTCCTGAGCTCCGGATAGTCCAGGTAGACCACCAGAAAGTAGGCGAGGTACACCAGAAGGACCAGGGAGCGGAACGTTCCCAGGAAGAACAGAATGGAATAAACCGCGACCAGAAAGGTCTTCCAGCGAAGGGAAACCTTGGAATACGCCATTCCGATGACGGCCAGAATGGCTGCCAGCACCAGGGGGCCGACGAGCTCGTACCTGAGGGCGCGCTCGAAGAATGGGACCCCGATTACGATGTAGAGGCTGAGCGGAATCAGGAGGGCAACGAGGAGGGAGATGTGAGGAAACAGCCGGAAGGGGTTTATCCGGAGCCGGTAGGCGATCAAAACCAGAACCGCCAGGGTAGGAACCACGGGAAAGTCATGAAAGGAAAGCACCAGGAAGAGCACCGCTAAAAAAGCCGGGCTGAGCTTTATCCTGGAAACATATCCCAGGGCAAAGACAGAGAAGAACGCAACGGCATAGACCGTTCCCAGAAGGAGCATCGAAGGCTCCAAACCGCGGGAGTATATAACCTCCGCGAGCTCCCCGTCGAAATAGTTGGCGTACAGTGAAAGGGCGAGGTACGAAAAGAAGGCAAGGCTAAAGATTTTTAACCCCCTCACTTTACCACCAATTAATGTTAAGAAAAGGACTTAAAAACTTGAGGGGTGTCGTGGAATGAAAAAGGAGAGCCTCTACCTCCCGCTGCTTCTCATCGCGTCCTTCATCGTTAGGTTAATACCCCACAGGACGCTCCTGCTTGCCACTTACGATGAATACCTTCACAAGGATATAACCCTAAGAATCGTCCACTACGGTCTGGACTCCATATCAAAGGATATCCCCTCCCTGCTCGGCCTCCGGGCGTACAGCTACCCTCCCCTGTTCCACATAATCGGAGCCGCATTCTACAAGATTTTCCCATCGGACTACCTGTTCTTCGTTCTCCCCGCGGTCTACGGTACCCTGGCCGTTCTCGGCTTCTATCTCGCCTTTAAGGAGCTCATGGAGGATAAAAAGCGTGCGCTCCTCGCCGTGACCCTTCTGGCGTTTGCTCCGAACTTCATCTACAGAACGAGCCTGTACATACCCGAGAACCTGGGGCTGTTCCTCTTCTCCCTCAGCATGCTCTTCGGAATAAGGTTCCTCAAATCGAAGAGAATCCCTGACCTAATCCCGCTGGCGCTCGTCTTCGCTATATACATGGTGACCCACAGGGGATGGATATTCTTCGTCCTAGCCGCGCTCCTCGTGCTCGTCTCGTACTGGTGGGATTTCATAAAGCGGCATCTTCACTACTTCGTGGCCCTTGCGGTGGTTGCGCTCCTCGCCTACACGCAGGTTTCCTTCGTACACTCCACGCTGGGAGAGCTCGCCCTGAGGCTCCAGAGGAGCGAGGTCAGCTTCCTCGGATACTTCAAGTGGATAGGAGTCGTTCAGCTCGTTTTCGGAGCGATAGCGAGCCCATACTACTTCAGGCGCGACAGCATAAGGCGCGGCTTTGTTCTGTGGGCGTGGGCATTCATATTCGCCGGCGGAATCTCATTCCGCTTCCGTGACCCCTACGCGGCCATACCGCTCTCCGCAATGGCCGCCGAGTACCTCATTGACGTCATATTCCCTGTCATAGGCCCAACGCTCAGAAAAGCCTTCGAGGGCGTTAAGGGCTTCGGTGCGGAGTGGATACAGGGGATATCAAGAAAGAAGTGGCTCACCTCGCTCGTAATCCTGTTGATCCTGGTCTCCCCCCTCGCCCAGGGCGTTTACGGGACCTATAAATACGTTGAGGCTCCAACGGTGAGCGATAAAGAGGCCTACGAGTGGATAGTTCAGAACACACCGGAAAACGCCACGATACTCGTCTGGTGGGACATGGGGTACCTGCTGATAGGCAACACGAAGAGGAAGGACGTCGTCATCTGGAAGAAGGTCTACCAGGGCTTCTTCGGGGAGGCTCCGACGGTTCAGGAGGCCACACAGGCGTACTCCGATCACGTCGTGATGTTCAGCTCGAACCAGAGGGAGTGGGCGTACTACCTCATGAGAAAATACAACGTAAGCTACATCTTCGCTGATAGGAAGCGCTATTCCTACGGCTTCATTCGCTACGGCCTCATGGAGTACGCCCCCTACGACACCCACTTCAAGCTGGAGTTCTGCAACGGCGGTTCGGTGATATACCACTTCATTCCGGAGCCAACTCTGAAGATGGAGCAACCGTTCCCGGTGAACTACACCGGCAACTATTCCCCGCTGGTGAACTTCCTGGAGAAGTTCTGGACAGGATACAACTACGCCGACTTCGACAGCAGGTACAAGGCGTACTTCAACCTCAACGCGTGGATGGTCGACCTGTACTCGCGCCTCTATCAAAGAACCGGCGATGAGAGCTTCAAAGCGAGAAAGGACTGGCTCCTTCGCTGGCTTTCGTACAAGCAGATGGATAACGGAGCATTCCCATGGGGCATTCCGCCCAACGACTTTACGCTGTACACCTCATACACGCTCGAACCCCTGAAGGACGTTAACTTCGACGGAAAGGAGAGGTCGCTCAAGCTGCTGGAGGACAGGGAACGCGAGGACTACTTCATGACGACCCCCAAGGATCCCCACGGAGGGATGGTGACCAACGCCCTCATGCTTCCCGTTTACAAGGATCTCGGCATCCTGAACTCCACGACGGAGAAGAACATCGTCGACCAGCTGCTGAAGGAGCAGAAGGGAGATGGGAGCTGGAACGATAACCTCGGTACCACCATAGCGGTTGCCTCGAGCCTCGCGAGGTACTATCAGCTGACGGGCAACGAGAGCGTTCTGGACTCCGTTAAGAAGGCCGCCCAGTGGATGACGGGAGAGCAGGAGGAGAGCGGAAAGCTCAAGGCCGAGAAATACGAATACGCGTATTCCAGGGCGACATACGCTCAGATGGTCTACATCTATCACGTGGCCGGGCTCACGGATGCCGAGGAGAAGACGCTCAGGTTCATCGAGGATACCTTCGACCCCAACAGAGAGGTTCATCCACTCGACGCGGTGCTCACGATGTATCGCTACTTCGGCTACGCCTACGGCAGTGAGAGGGCCATTGACATGCTGAACGAACTCCTCAGGACCCATCCCCTGCTGGAGTTCGACTGATTTTTTTAATCTCGAAATGTTTAAATAGTAACACCAACAAGAGTAAGGGGGATCAGCATGCCGGGGACTTCAAGGAAGGGAGAGTTGCTGACGGCAGGGGGAATATCACTCTTCACACTAGTTCTTGCGGTCATGACGCTCCCCTCAAGGACCATAACCTACGACGGGGCGCTCTACATCGACATAGCCAGGAACCTCCTCCACGGGATAACGAACTACACGTACCAGGGCACCTACATGATGTACCGCCCGCCCGTTTACGTCTACACCCTGGCCGTGCTCTTCAGGTTTTTCTCGCCGGAACACCATGTGACAATCGCCCGGTTGGTGTCGGCGGTTTTCTACTCGCTGACCGCCGGCCTCGTGTACCTCTTCGCCGTCAGGATGTGGAATGACAGCGTTAAGGCCACCCTGGCTGCCGCGCTGTACATCTTCAACCCCCTGGCATTCGCGATGGGGACCAGGGAGCTCGTTCACAGCGAGTTCACCTTCTTCTACACCCTCGCGGTGTACCTCCTCTACACGGGGAAGAAAAATCAGGCTCCCCTGAGGATATACCTGTCCTTCGTGGTTGCGGGGATAGCGATACTCACCAGGTACACGGGTCTGTCAATAATCGGGGTTATGGTGGCGTACCTGTACCTGACCGAGCACTGGGAATGGGCAAAGAAGAGGGAGTACCCCCTCGGCTTCGCCCTGCTGGCGATAACGCTCCTTCCCTGGCTGTACATGGGGCACCTCCACTACGGTGGAGCCTTCAAACCCTTCAGCGTTGCAACCCAGTACGTGACCAACGCGCCCCCCGTATCGGCCTTTGACTACATCGGAATGCTCGTCAACACAATCGGGGTAATCGCCCTACTGGCAGCAATAGGATTCATCCTGCTCAAGAAAGACGAAGAGGGTTGGCTCCTGATTAGCTGGCTCTTCGTTGGTCTGCTCGGCATAATGACCGTGACCCACAAGGAGGAGAGGTTTATAACCTTCCTCTCACCCGCCCTGGCACTCCTCGCTGCCCACGGGCTGTGGGGAATCTCGAAGGCACTCTCAGAGGCCACCAAAGCTGTGGAATACAAAAGGCACGTTGCTGTTCTGCTCCTGGTGCTCTTCCTGGTGCCCATCTGCAGGGACGCCTCGGCCCTCAAGGGCGACTGGGACGAGCAGGGGGCAATCTACGTGGAGGTTTTTGAGTACGCCTCGGAGAACTATCCCGCGGACTGGCTGCTGGTTTCGCAGAAAATGTATACAATGGCCGGCCTCTACTATCCGAACGCAACCATTCAGGTAATAATGGACGTCCCTCAGGTGAGGGAGCGCATCTCCGAGGGCCGCTACGACGTCATAGTCCGCATGAAATCGGACCCTGCGCTTAACATAGAGAGCAGCGGAAACTACAGGATTGCGAGGGAATTCCAAAACGGGGACTTTATTGTTTACGTTAGAAAGTTTTAGGGAACCCTTATTCCCCTAATGGACACATTTGCCTTCTTTTTCATTCCTGTACGCCAGAGAACAGCCTTGGATAGTTAATTTTAAATATGAACCCTCGATATATCACCCGCAGTAAACGATTGTGGAGGGATTCGCATGAGCGAATACAAATTTATAAAGTGGTTTGAGGAACTCGGAAAGGGCGACGTCGCTCTTGTTGGCGGAAAGGGTGCCAACCTTGGAGAAATGACCAACGCCGGTATTCCGGTTCCGCCCGGCTTCTGCGTCACCGCCGAGGCCTACAAGTACTTCGTCGAGAACGTCAAGCTCGAGGATGGTAAGACCCTCCAGGAGTGGATTATGGGCGTCATCGCCGAGACCAACGTTGATGACTCCAAGCAGCTCCAGGAGAACACCGCTAAGATCAGACAGAAGATAATTGAGCTCCCGATGCTCCCGGAGATCGCCGAGGAGATTGAGAAGGCTTACAAGGAGCTCTCCCAGAGGTTCAACAAGGACGCCGTTTACGTTGCCGTTCGCTCTTCTGCCACCGCTGAGGACCTTCCTGAGGCCAGCTTCGCCGGCCAGCAGGAGACCTACCTCGACGTCTACGGCGTTGACGACGTCATAGACAAGGTCAAGAAGTGCTGGGCCAGCCTCTGGACTGCCCGCGCTACCTTCTACAGGGCCAAGCAGGGCTTCGACCACAGCAAGGTCTACCTCTCAGCTGTCGTCCAGAAGATGGTCAACAGCGAGACCAGCGGTGTCATGTTCACCGCCAACCCGGTCACCAACGACAGGAACGAGATAATGATCAACGCCGCCTGGGGCCTCGGTGAGGCCGTCGTCAGCGGCAGCGTTTCCCCGGACGAGTACATCGTCGAGAAGGGCACCTGGAAGATAAAGGAGAAGTACATCGCCAAGAAGGAAGTCATGGTCGTCCGCAACCCGGAGACCGGCAAGGGTACCATCTACGTCAAGGTCGCCGACTTCCTCGGTCCCGAGTACGTTGAGAAGCAGGTTCTCACCGAGGAGCAGATCATCGAGGTCGCCAAGATCGGTGCCAAGATCGAGGAGCACTACGGCTGGCCGCAGGACATCGAGTGGGCCTACGACAAGGACGACGGCAAGCTCTACATCGTCCAGAGCAGGCCGATCACCACCCTCAAGGAGGAGGTCAAGACCGAGGAGGCCGAGATGACCGAGGAGATGAAGGTTCTCCTCAAGGGTCTCGGAGCCTCGCCGGGCATCGGTGCCGGTAAGGTTGTCGTCATCTTCGACGCCAGCGAGATCGACAAGGTCAAGGAGGGCGACGTTCTCGTTACCACCATGACCAACCCGGACATGGTTCCGGCCATGAAGAGGGCTTCCGCTATCGTCACCGACGAGGGCGGAAGGACCTGCCACGCCGCCATCGTCAGCAGGGAGCTCGGTATCCCTGCCGTCGTCGGTACCAAGGAGGCCACCAAGGTCCTCAAGGATGGCATGCTCGTCACCGTCGACGGTACCAGGGGTGTCGTCTACGAGGGCATAGTCAAGAGCCTCGTCAAGAAGGAGGAGGAAGAGAAGGCCGCCGGCCAGGTCGTCGTTGCCGGTGCCCCGCTCGTTACAGCGACCGAGGTCAAGGTCAACGTCTCCATGCCCGAGGTTGCCGAGCGCGCCGCAGCCACCGGCGCCGACGGTGTCGGTCTCCTTCGCGCTGAGCACATGATCCTCGGCATAGGCGCCCACCCGATCAAATTCATCAGGGAGGGCAAGGAGGAGGAGCTCATCGAGAAGCTCGTCGAGGGTATCAGGACCGTCGTCGAGGCCTTCTACCCGAGGCGCGTCTGGTACAGGACCCTCGACGCCCCGACCAACGAGTTCCGTGAGCTTCCGGGCGGAGAAGAGGAGCCCGAAGAGAGGAACCCGATGCTCGGCTGGAGAGGAATCAGGCGCGGTCTCGACCAGCCGGAGCTTCTCAGGGCCGAGTTCAAGGCCATTAAGAGGCTCGTTGACGAGGGCTACGACAACATCGGCGTCATGCTCCCGCTCGTCAGCCACCCGGAGCAGGTCAGGAGGGCCAAGGAGATCGCCCTTGAGGTCGGCCTCGTTCCGCACAAGGACGTCGAGTGGGGCGTCATGATCGAGACCCCAGCGAGTGCCCTCATCATCGAGGACCTCATCAAGGAGGGCATCGACTTCATCAGCTTCGGTACCAACGACCTCACCCAGTACACCCTCGCCATCGACAGGGACAACGAGAGGGTCTTCAAGCTCTACGACGAGAAGCACCCGGCAGTGCTCAAGCTCATCGAGAACGTCATCAAGACCTGCAAGAAGTACGGCGTCGAGACCAGCATCTGCGGCCAGGCCGGCAGCGACCCGAAGATGGTCAAGCTCCTCGTCAGGCTCGGCATCGACAGCGTCAGCGCCAACCCGGACGCCGTCGAGCTCGTCAGGAAGACCGTCGCCAGGGAAGAGGCCAGGCTCAGGCTCGAGGCCGCCAGGAAGGCTCTCTTCGAGTGAGCTTTCTTCCCTTTTCTCTTCGTTTCTACCGTTTACTACGACTTCAACGGAGTTTCTCCAGGTAAATGGAGAAGCTCTGGTCGCTGGCTCTTTTATCCACAATAAACTTTTTATACCAACGTTTCGATAGCCGTCTCAATGAGGAGCGACAAAGTAGAGGCAATGCGCGACCAGATCGTCAGTGGACCGATAGTGAAAACGCTCATAGTGCTAGCCTATCCTTTAATCATAAACCAGCTCGTCCAGGTTCTCTACAACCTCACCGACACATACTGGCTCGGGAAGCTCGGAAGGGAGGAACTAGCCGCTCCGGGAACGGCGTGGCCCCTCGTCTGGTTCTTTATGGCGATAGGCATGGGGTTTGCTACAGCGGGCTTCGCCTTTGTCAGCCAGTACGTCGGAGCGAGGGAGTACGAAAAGGCAAACCGCGCCGCGGGGGCACTCTACTCCCTCATGATGTTCTTCGCCATCGGTGTTGGGATATTCGGAGTTATCTCCGCCCCGTACCTCCTCCAGTTCATGAACGTGAGCGAGACCGTTTACCCCTACGCACTCGACTACACCCGCGTCATCTTCGCCGGGATACCCTTTGCCTTCACGCTCTTTGCCTTCAACTTCCTCCTGAGGGCCATAGGCGACACCAAAACACCGGTTAAGATAAACATAGCCACTGTGCTTCTCAATCTGGTCCTGGACCCGTTCTTCATCTTTGGCTGGGCGGGCTTTCCGGAGCTCGGGGTCGTCGGTGCTGCCGTAGCCACGATGCTCTCCAATAGCCTGGGTTCGGTCGTTGGCGGTTACCTCCTCTTCAAGGGAAAGGTTGGAATACACCTTACGCTTGAGGGCCTGAAGCCGGACTGGGAGTTCTACAAGCGCATCTTCCGCGTCGGCATACCC
The Thermococcus radiotolerans genome window above contains:
- a CDS encoding MATE family efflux transporter; amino-acid sequence: MRSDKVEAMRDQIVSGPIVKTLIVLAYPLIINQLVQVLYNLTDTYWLGKLGREELAAPGTAWPLVWFFMAIGMGFATAGFAFVSQYVGAREYEKANRAAGALYSLMMFFAIGVGIFGVISAPYLLQFMNVSETVYPYALDYTRVIFAGIPFAFTLFAFNFLLRAIGDTKTPVKINIATVLLNLVLDPFFIFGWAGFPELGVVGAAVATMLSNSLGSVVGGYLLFKGKVGIHLTLEGLKPDWEFYKRIFRVGIPSSVGSSTTALGFVILTRIIFTLGGQFGEADVAFATYSITNRLTNFMFAFSDGISMAMGTMVGQTVGAKLYERAKTIAEKTMAINFAILSVGTLLFALFRVEIFSFFIKDPAIIAESAKVVKYFSASLPFFGIFSAVNNVFQSSGHTKKSMVLSMFRLWGLRLPLSYGLGILVKDTAGMWLGMGLSNVLGAVVALAWFLTGSWMSRIIEEKG
- the ppsA gene encoding phosphoenolpyruvate synthase, translated to MSEYKFIKWFEELGKGDVALVGGKGANLGEMTNAGIPVPPGFCVTAEAYKYFVENVKLEDGKTLQEWIMGVIAETNVDDSKQLQENTAKIRQKIIELPMLPEIAEEIEKAYKELSQRFNKDAVYVAVRSSATAEDLPEASFAGQQETYLDVYGVDDVIDKVKKCWASLWTARATFYRAKQGFDHSKVYLSAVVQKMVNSETSGVMFTANPVTNDRNEIMINAAWGLGEAVVSGSVSPDEYIVEKGTWKIKEKYIAKKEVMVVRNPETGKGTIYVKVADFLGPEYVEKQVLTEEQIIEVAKIGAKIEEHYGWPQDIEWAYDKDDGKLYIVQSRPITTLKEEVKTEEAEMTEEMKVLLKGLGASPGIGAGKVVVIFDASEIDKVKEGDVLVTTMTNPDMVPAMKRASAIVTDEGGRTCHAAIVSRELGIPAVVGTKEATKVLKDGMLVTVDGTRGVVYEGIVKSLVKKEEEEKAAGQVVVAGAPLVTATEVKVNVSMPEVAERAAATGADGVGLLRAEHMILGIGAHPIKFIREGKEEELIEKLVEGIRTVVEAFYPRRVWYRTLDAPTNEFRELPGGEEEPEERNPMLGWRGIRRGLDQPELLRAEFKAIKRLVDEGYDNIGVMLPLVSHPEQVRRAKEIALEVGLVPHKDVEWGVMIETPASALIIEDLIKEGIDFISFGTNDLTQYTLAIDRDNERVFKLYDEKHPAVLKLIENVIKTCKKYGVETSICGQAGSDPKMVKLLVRLGIDSVSANPDAVELVRKTVAREEARLRLEAARKALFE